The Corynebacterium simulans genome contains a region encoding:
- a CDS encoding M20/M25/M40 family metallo-hydrolase, whose translation MGLFNDTLELLQGLIRNRCINDGTPGSGHEYRNANLLEEFFEGSGAQVERFEPEPGRVSIAFTVPGSNPTAEPLTMLGHIDVVPVDEDKWTHDPFGAEVVDGVLYGRGVFDMLFITASQAAATRETARRAQAGNPPKGTVTFVGLADEESGGRLGARWISENRPDAFSWKNCLSETGGSHLPVRDGSDALVINVGEKGIFQRRLHATGDTGHGSLPYGKSSSILTLAEAARRVGALAMPPAYDHVWSWFVEAFHFDPDTTAALVDGSAGDATYETFGELAAFAHSFSHTNIAFTGIHGGSAINVIPSKTYLNLDVRAHPTDTADSVDAALIAALGDMADEIRIEHLNNETPSASPAEGPLWDAMAATFGEFFPEASVVPVYASGGSDLRFARRMGGVGYGFALHARARDLASANNELHSHDECLHLEDLDLTVKAYDALVQRFCG comes from the coding sequence TTGAACTCTTGCAGGGATTAATTCGCAATCGTTGCATCAACGACGGCACCCCCGGAAGTGGCCACGAGTACCGCAACGCGAACCTGTTGGAAGAGTTCTTCGAGGGCTCGGGAGCGCAGGTGGAGCGCTTCGAGCCAGAACCCGGCCGCGTGTCGATCGCGTTTACAGTACCCGGCAGCAACCCCACAGCGGAACCGCTGACGATGCTCGGCCACATTGACGTAGTCCCCGTTGACGAGGACAAATGGACTCACGATCCCTTCGGTGCCGAGGTGGTAGACGGCGTTTTGTACGGCCGCGGGGTATTCGACATGCTCTTCATCACGGCGTCGCAAGCCGCAGCCACGCGCGAAACAGCCCGGCGCGCGCAGGCAGGCAACCCGCCAAAGGGAACAGTGACCTTCGTGGGACTCGCCGACGAAGAATCCGGCGGGAGGTTGGGCGCGCGCTGGATTTCTGAGAACCGACCCGACGCATTCTCTTGGAAGAACTGCCTCTCCGAGACTGGCGGCTCGCATCTGCCGGTGCGTGATGGCAGCGATGCTCTGGTTATCAACGTCGGTGAGAAAGGCATTTTCCAGCGTCGCCTCCATGCCACGGGGGATACGGGGCACGGCTCCCTTCCCTATGGAAAGTCTTCATCCATCCTCACACTGGCGGAGGCCGCCCGGCGCGTGGGCGCGTTGGCAATGCCGCCCGCCTATGACCACGTGTGGTCCTGGTTCGTGGAGGCGTTCCACTTCGATCCGGATACCACCGCCGCGCTTGTCGACGGATCCGCAGGGGACGCTACTTACGAGACTTTCGGTGAGCTAGCGGCGTTCGCACACTCATTTAGTCACACCAACATCGCTTTCACGGGGATTCATGGCGGTAGCGCCATCAACGTCATTCCCTCGAAGACTTATCTCAACCTCGACGTCCGGGCGCATCCGACGGATACCGCGGATTCTGTCGACGCCGCCCTCATTGCGGCGCTGGGGGACATGGCGGATGAGATAAGGATCGAGCATCTCAACAATGAGACCCCCTCGGCATCGCCTGCAGAAGGTCCGCTCTGGGATGCGATGGCTGCGACATTTGGCGAGTTCTTCCCAGAGGCATCAGTTGTGCCCGTCTATGCCTCGGGCGGCTCAGATCTGCGATTCGCCCGCCGCATGGGTGGTGTGGGCTATGGTTTCGCCCTGCATGCTCGCGCACGGGACTTAGCTAGCGCCAACAACGAGCTACATTCACATGACGAATGCCTCCACCTGGAAGACCTAGATCTTACGGTGAAGGCATACGATGCACTGGTTCAGCGCTTTTGTGGTTAA
- a CDS encoding DUF488 domain-containing protein encodes MIHTAKAHDVVKGDAKVTGKSVLVDRLWPRGISKDDLAPDYWLKDVAPSPELRKWWNHDADSFGEFSKRYKSELDANDAEDMENLRRLAEKGAVTLIFAAKDREVNHATVLKEWLDAQ; translated from the coding sequence ATGATTCATACTGCAAAGGCACACGACGTCGTCAAGGGCGATGCAAAAGTAACCGGCAAGTCGGTGCTCGTGGACAGGCTCTGGCCGCGCGGGATAAGCAAGGATGACTTGGCGCCGGACTATTGGCTCAAAGACGTAGCTCCCAGCCCTGAGCTGCGCAAGTGGTGGAACCACGACGCGGATTCATTCGGTGAGTTCTCCAAGCGCTATAAGTCTGAGCTTGACGCGAACGACGCCGAAGATATGGAAAACCTGCGCCGCCTCGCGGAAAAGGGCGCAGTAACGCTTATCTTCGCCGCCAAGGACCGCGAGGTAAACCACGCTACGGTTCTCAAAGAATGGCTGGATGCGCAATAG
- the smpB gene encoding SsrA-binding protein SmpB, protein MAKKAKKKAAVDNNTTLATNRRARHDYKILDTLECGMVLVGTEIKSMREGKISLVDAFATIDDGEVYIRNLHIPEYSQGTWTNHSPKRTRKLLLHRREIDKLMGQVRDGNKTLVPLKVYLKDGRAKCELGLAQGKQDYDKREAIKRRDQDREITRELGRRIKGINA, encoded by the coding sequence ATGGCGAAGAAGGCAAAGAAGAAAGCAGCGGTCGATAACAACACGACCCTAGCCACCAATCGCCGTGCCCGTCACGATTACAAGATTCTCGATACCCTCGAATGCGGCATGGTCCTGGTGGGAACCGAAATCAAGTCAATGCGCGAGGGCAAAATCTCGCTCGTCGATGCGTTCGCAACCATCGACGACGGCGAGGTTTATATCCGCAACCTCCACATCCCTGAGTACTCGCAGGGAACCTGGACAAACCACTCGCCAAAGCGCACCCGCAAGCTGCTGCTGCACCGCCGTGAGATTGACAAGCTCATGGGGCAGGTGCGCGATGGCAACAAGACTCTGGTGCCGCTCAAGGTCTATCTGAAAGATGGCCGCGCCAAGTGCGAGTTGGGCCTTGCCCAGGGTAAGCAGGACTACGACAAGCGGGAGGCCATCAAGCGCCGCGATCAAGACCGCGAAATCACCCGCGAACTGGGGCGCCGCATCAAGGGAATCAACGCTTAA